A stretch of Prunus dulcis chromosome 6, ALMONDv2, whole genome shotgun sequence DNA encodes these proteins:
- the LOC117632026 gene encoding TSL-kinase interacting protein 1-like isoform X2 yields MKASRQTNKRVIKVPIECRGGIGSSMREQKSTRRTTRHSHKATGKGGNFLVEKDECLSPYSAADGMCLELPDRGVQSSETTKRLPVIDFCQGQTLLPHSKIKLQLFPVNEVTRIGLEKDGHHPYLELILRARKKISSVLKHLNGKWGSSSVSLGEPALFPYKIRDSMSSNIRWTLNDGDISAGAIYAAIGSPEVFRLRYGWFSTEPKTAAELSTSAIDKVDLQSEGAQRYSRAATENSYDKVGKHTGLPRKDFRSINASETINADTEKISTGAVHLKGDSQRMDGNHAQSPLLVDSVSIEGLLSEASLQAKCNNSDKKQIGKDEGFHPTELKSDSKLYALWADCPSISIGGLLSEASLQGKLNRIDAQSTASNAGLPPTHLISDSHQGFVATRINSPRGPGPSTHDSCLSILDAEETCHAFPFQKFSSSGKDVLGFGGSCGGFSQNAASKAFKSPNATKVNSVAGLPQDRACQESDTDLMACSRVNDERSLGLSGIKWTDSLGPFDLGLPVSQKLITGESTSISGFVK; encoded by the exons ATGAAAGCTTCTAGACAAACAAACAAGAGGGTGATCAAGGTTCCTATAGAGTGCAGGGGAGGTATAGGAAGTAGCATGAGAGAACAGAAATCTACAAGGAGAACTACTCGGCACAGCCACAAAGCAACAG GGAAAGGTGGCAATTTCTTGGTAGAAAAAGATGAGTGTTTATCACCTTACAGTGCAGCTGATGGTATGTGTCTGGAGCTTCCGGACAGAGGTGTGCAATCTTCAGAAACAACAAAGAGGCTGCCTGTTATTGATTTTTGTCAAGGGCAAACACTTCTtcctcattcaaagatcaagTTGCAGCTTTTCCCTGTAAATGAAGTCACCCGCATAGGATTGGAAAAG gaTGGACATCATCCATATTTAGAACTCATTCTTAGAGCACGGAAGAAGATTTCTTCTGTGCTAAAGCACCTTAATGGCAAGTGGGGCAGTTCAAGTGTTTCTCTTGGTGAGCCAGCTCTATTCCCATATAAGATACGGGACAGTATGTCTAGTAACATAAGATGGACACTGAATGATGGTGACATTAGCGCGGGAGCTATCTATGCAGCTATTGGAAGCCCTGAAGTTTTTCGCTTAAG GTATGGCTGGTTCTCTACTGAACCTAAAACCGCTGCTGAACTTTCTACATCAGCTATTGACAAGGTTGACTTACAATCTGAAGGAGCACAGAGATATTCCAGGGCTGCCACAGAGAATTCATATGATAAAGTGGGGAAACACACTGGGTTACCAAGAAAAGATTTCAGATCAATCAATGCAAGTGAAACAATAAATGCAGATACTGAGAAGATTTCTACTGGAGCTGTTCATCTTAAG GGTGATAGTCAGAGGATGGATGGCAACCATGCTCAGTCGCCACTTTTGGTTGACAGTGTAAGCATTGAAGGCCTACTTTCTGAAGCATCTTTACAGGCTAAGTGCAATAACAGtgataaaaaacaaattgggAAAGATGAAGGCTTTCATCCCACTGAACTAAAGAGTGATTCAAAATTGTATGCGTTGTGGGCTGATTGTCCATCTATAAGCATTGGTGGCCTCCTCTCTGAAGCATCCTTACAGGGAAAGCTCAACCGAATTGATGCACAATCAACTGCGAGCAATGCAGGCTTGCCACCAACTCATCTAATTTCTGATTCACACCAAGGTTTTGTTGCCACCCGAATAAATAGCCCTCGAGGTCCAGGGCCATCCACTCATGACTCATGCTTATCTATTTTGGATGCTGAAGAAACTTGTCATGCATTTCCTTTTCAAAAGTTCTCTTCGTCGGGAAAGGATGTTCTGGGATTTGGTGGAAGTTGTGGAGGTTTCAGTCAGAATGCTGCTTCCAAAGCATTCAAGTCCCCTAATGCAACCAAG GTTAACAGTGTGGCTGGGCTTCCTCAAGACCGTGCCTGTCAAGAATCGGATACAGATCTCATGGCTTGTTCACGTGTGAACGACGAAAGAAGCCTTGGGCTTTCGGGCATCAAATGG ACTGACTCCTTGGGACCCTTTGATCTTGGCCTGCCTGTCTCCCAGAAGCTCATCACTGGAGAGAGTACAAGCATCAGTGGATTTGTTAAGTAA
- the LOC117632026 gene encoding TSL-kinase interacting protein 1-like isoform X1, whose product MKASRQTNKRVIKVPIECRGGIGSSMREQKSTRRTTRHSHKATGKGGNFLVEKDECLSPYSAADGMCLELPDRGVQSSETTKRLPVIDFCQGQTLLPHSKIKLQLFPVNEVTRIGLEKDGHHPYLELILRARKKISSVLKHLNGKWGSSSVSLGEPALFPYKIRDSMSSNIRWTLNDGDISAGAIYAAIGSPEVFRLRYGWFSTEPKTAAELSTSAIDKVDLQSEGAQRYSRAATENSYDKVGKHTGLPRKDFRSINASETINADTEKISTGAVHLKGDSQRMDGNHAQSPLLVDSVSIEGLLSEASLQAKCNNSDKKQIGKDEGFHPTELKSDSKLYALWADCPSISIGGLLSEASLQGKLNRIDAQSTASNAGLPPTHLISDSHQGFVATRINSPRGPGPSTHDSCLSILDAEETCHAFPFQKFSSSGKDVLGFGGSCGGFSQNAASKAFKSPNATKQVNSVAGLPQDRACQESDTDLMACSRVNDERSLGLSGIKWTDSLGPFDLGLPVSQKLITGESTSISGFVK is encoded by the exons ATGAAAGCTTCTAGACAAACAAACAAGAGGGTGATCAAGGTTCCTATAGAGTGCAGGGGAGGTATAGGAAGTAGCATGAGAGAACAGAAATCTACAAGGAGAACTACTCGGCACAGCCACAAAGCAACAG GGAAAGGTGGCAATTTCTTGGTAGAAAAAGATGAGTGTTTATCACCTTACAGTGCAGCTGATGGTATGTGTCTGGAGCTTCCGGACAGAGGTGTGCAATCTTCAGAAACAACAAAGAGGCTGCCTGTTATTGATTTTTGTCAAGGGCAAACACTTCTtcctcattcaaagatcaagTTGCAGCTTTTCCCTGTAAATGAAGTCACCCGCATAGGATTGGAAAAG gaTGGACATCATCCATATTTAGAACTCATTCTTAGAGCACGGAAGAAGATTTCTTCTGTGCTAAAGCACCTTAATGGCAAGTGGGGCAGTTCAAGTGTTTCTCTTGGTGAGCCAGCTCTATTCCCATATAAGATACGGGACAGTATGTCTAGTAACATAAGATGGACACTGAATGATGGTGACATTAGCGCGGGAGCTATCTATGCAGCTATTGGAAGCCCTGAAGTTTTTCGCTTAAG GTATGGCTGGTTCTCTACTGAACCTAAAACCGCTGCTGAACTTTCTACATCAGCTATTGACAAGGTTGACTTACAATCTGAAGGAGCACAGAGATATTCCAGGGCTGCCACAGAGAATTCATATGATAAAGTGGGGAAACACACTGGGTTACCAAGAAAAGATTTCAGATCAATCAATGCAAGTGAAACAATAAATGCAGATACTGAGAAGATTTCTACTGGAGCTGTTCATCTTAAG GGTGATAGTCAGAGGATGGATGGCAACCATGCTCAGTCGCCACTTTTGGTTGACAGTGTAAGCATTGAAGGCCTACTTTCTGAAGCATCTTTACAGGCTAAGTGCAATAACAGtgataaaaaacaaattgggAAAGATGAAGGCTTTCATCCCACTGAACTAAAGAGTGATTCAAAATTGTATGCGTTGTGGGCTGATTGTCCATCTATAAGCATTGGTGGCCTCCTCTCTGAAGCATCCTTACAGGGAAAGCTCAACCGAATTGATGCACAATCAACTGCGAGCAATGCAGGCTTGCCACCAACTCATCTAATTTCTGATTCACACCAAGGTTTTGTTGCCACCCGAATAAATAGCCCTCGAGGTCCAGGGCCATCCACTCATGACTCATGCTTATCTATTTTGGATGCTGAAGAAACTTGTCATGCATTTCCTTTTCAAAAGTTCTCTTCGTCGGGAAAGGATGTTCTGGGATTTGGTGGAAGTTGTGGAGGTTTCAGTCAGAATGCTGCTTCCAAAGCATTCAAGTCCCCTAATGCAACCAAG CAGGTTAACAGTGTGGCTGGGCTTCCTCAAGACCGTGCCTGTCAAGAATCGGATACAGATCTCATGGCTTGTTCACGTGTGAACGACGAAAGAAGCCTTGGGCTTTCGGGCATCAAATGG ACTGACTCCTTGGGACCCTTTGATCTTGGCCTGCCTGTCTCCCAGAAGCTCATCACTGGAGAGAGTACAAGCATCAGTGGATTTGTTAAGTAA
- the LOC117630360 gene encoding pentatricopeptide repeat-containing protein At2g36980, mitochondrial-like, with protein MSCTQTLFQTTSKIAALARSGQMTCARKLFDEMTHRDSVAWNAMLTSYTHLGFHQEALSLFHQMRIYDTGPDHFTLTATLSACASGCNLRCGTKVHALVTVLGYQSYLPVNNSLIDMYGKCLDPSSARRVFEEMKLRNEVTWCSFLFAQTNSSQFDVARHVFSMMPRRVEIAWNIMIVGYARYGEVESCLDLLKGMKESLCQPDQWTFSALMNACAEALEFWHGCMVHALIIKSGWSSAAEVKNSVLSFYAELGFHGSAVKIFESTGILTQVSWNAMIDAYMKQGNTHEALLVFQRAPEKNIVSWTSIISGYAGNGHGDEAAKFFVDMVRSGVQPDDFTFGAVLYACSSLAVLGHGKMVHGIIIHYGFHAYVFIGNGLVNMYAKCGDLQGSVRAFSDILQKDLVSWNAMLFAFGLHGQAIQALQIFKEMVENGVKPDNVTFIGLLMTCSHNGLIEESRALFETMGSVYGISPEMEHVACMVDMLSRSGYLAEAKELVGKYSEVSSAETSSCQALLGACFAQGDVGFGRKLGESLKILEPHKETSYVLLSNLYCASGQWKEAEMVREMMVDQGVKKMPGCSWIEVRNKVTAFVAGKHSNPCMNELCNILHFINFEMRNPWLW; from the coding sequence ATGTCATGCACTCAAACTTTGTTCCAAACGACATCAAAGATTGCAGCCCTTGCAAGGTCGGGCCAGATGACATGTGCTCGTAAGCTGTTCGACGAAATGACTCACAGAGACTCGGTCGCTTGGAATGCAATGCTTACTAGCTATACCCACCTTGGTTTTCACCAAGAAGCCCTCTCTCTTTTCCACCAAATGAGAATCTATGACACTGGACCTGATCACTTCACACTCACTGCGACTTTAAGCGCATGTGCTAGCGGATGCAATCTTCGGTGTGGAACCAAAGTTCATGCTTTGGTAACTGTTTTGGGTTACCAGTCTTACTTGCCGGTTAATAATTCGCTTATTGATATGTATGGGAAGTGTTTGGATCCCTCTAGTGCTAGGAGAGTGTTTGAAGAGATGAAACTAAGGAATGAAGTAACTTggtgttcttttttatttgcgCAAACAAACTCTAGTCAGTTTGATGTTGCGCGTCATGTGTTTTCTATGATGCCGAGAAGGGTGGAGATAGCTTGGAATATTATGATTGTGGGTTATGCACGGTATGGGGAAGTGGAGTCGTGTTTGGATTTGTTGAAAGGGATGAAAGAGAGTTTGTGTCAGCCGGATCAGTGGACTTTCAGTGCTCTGATGAATGCTTGCGCTGAAGCATTAGAATTTTGGCATGGTTGCATGGTGCATGCTCTTATCATTAAAAGTGGTTGGAGTTCTGCTGCGGAAGTAAAGAACTCAGTTTTAAGTTTCTATGCTGAACTAGGCTTCCATGGCAGTGCAGTAAAGATTTTTGAGTCCACTGGAATCCTAACACAAGTATCCTGGAATGCCATGATCGATGCCTACATGAAACAGGGGAATACCCACGAAGCGCTTCTTGTATTTCAGCGAGCCCCTGAAAAGAACATTGTCTCGTGGACATCTATAATCTCAGGATATGCAGGAAATGGACATGGGGATGAAGCTGCCAAATTCTTTGTGGATATGGTAAGAAGCGGTGTCCAACCAGATGATTTCACATTCGGAGCTGTCCTTTATGCATGTTCAAGCTTGGCAGTACTCGGACATGGTAAAATGGTCCATGGTATCATAATTCATTATGGCTTCCATGCTTATGTCTTTATTGGGAATGGCTTAGTTAACATGTATGCTAAATGTGGGGATTTACAAGGGTCAGTCCGTGCGTTCAGTGATATTTTACAGAAGGATCTGGTATCTTGGAATGCTATGTTGTTTGCATTTGGGTTGCATGGGCAAGCTATCCAAGCTCTACAGATTTTTAAAGAGATGGTAGAAAATGGAGTAAAACCAGATAATGTGACCTTCATTGGCCTGTTGATGACTTGCAGCCATAACGGGCTTATAGAGGAAAGTCGCGCTCTTTTTGAAACCATGGGGTCAGTCTATGGGATTTCTCCTGAAATGGAGCATGTGGCATGCATGGTGGATATGCTCAGCAGAAGCGGTTACTTAGCAGAAGCGAAAGAGCTGGTTGGTAAGTATTCAGAAGTGAGTAGTGCTGAGACCAGTTCTTGTCAAGCTCTACTTGGTGCTTGCTTTGCACAGGGGGACGTGGGATTTGGAAGAAAATTGGGCGAAAGTCTGAAGATACTAGAACCGCATAAAGAGACGAGCTATGTGTTGCTGTCTAATTTGTATTGTGCAAGCGGGCAATGGAAGGAAGCAGAAATGGTTAGGGAGATGATGGTTGATCAAGGGGTGAAGAAAATGCCTGGTTGTAGTTGGATAGAAGTGAGAAACAAGGTAACAGCTTTTGTAGCTGGGAAGCATTCTAATCCATGTATGAATGAGTTATGTAATATATTacatttcattaattttgaaatgAGGAATCCATGGCTTTGGTGA